The nucleotide sequence AGTTCACCGCGCTCATGTAATTCCATTGCAATATCAGCACCACCAATCAGTTTCCCTTTAACGAATAACTGGGGGATTGTAGGCCACCCGGATTCCTCCGATAATTTTACCCGAATCATGGGGTCCTCTAAGATATTCACATCTTTGTATTCAATGCCGTAATGATTCAAAATTTGAACCACTT is from Candidatus Neomarinimicrobiota bacterium and encodes:
- the grxD gene encoding Grx4 family monothiol glutaredoxin; the encoded protein is MELAEQIKNDISGNPVILFMKGTKDMPMCGFSNQVVQILNHYGIEYKDVNILEDPMIRVKLSEESGWPTIPQLFVKGKLIGGADIAMELHERGELLDILDVSEN